The following are encoded in a window of Mycobacterium sp. ELW1 genomic DNA:
- a CDS encoding amidohydrolase family protein — translation MNVDDLILVSIDDHVVEPPDMFLNHVPDKYKPEAPIVVTDDKGVDQWMYQGRPQGVSGLNAVVSWPAEEWGRDPAGFAEMRPGVYDVHERVRDMNRNGILASMCFPTFTGFSARHLNMTREDVTLVMVSAYNDWHIDEWAGSYPDRFIPIAILPTWTPEGMCNEIRRVAAKGCRAVTMPELPHLEGLPSYHDEDYWGPVFRTLSEENVVMCLHIGTGFGAISMAPNAPIDNMIILATQVSAMCAQDLLWGPAMRNYPDLKFAFSEGGIGWIPFYLDRSDRHYTNQKWLRRDFGSQLPSEVFREHSLACYVTDKTSLKLRHEIGIDIIAWECDYPHSDCFWPDAPEKVLAELDAAGASDSDINKITWENSSRFFSWDPFARTARDEATVKSLRAKGADVDVSIRPRAEWARLYDAKQFAQT, via the coding sequence ATGAATGTCGACGACCTGATCCTGGTGAGCATTGACGACCACGTCGTGGAGCCCCCCGACATGTTCCTCAACCACGTTCCGGACAAGTACAAGCCCGAGGCCCCCATCGTCGTCACCGACGACAAAGGGGTGGATCAGTGGATGTATCAGGGCCGCCCCCAGGGGGTGAGCGGGTTGAACGCCGTCGTGTCGTGGCCTGCCGAGGAGTGGGGCCGCGACCCCGCCGGCTTCGCCGAGATGCGCCCCGGCGTCTACGACGTCCACGAGCGGGTCCGCGACATGAACCGCAACGGCATCCTCGCCTCGATGTGCTTCCCGACCTTCACCGGCTTCTCCGCGCGGCACCTCAACATGACCCGCGAAGACGTCACGCTGGTGATGGTGTCGGCCTACAACGACTGGCACATCGACGAGTGGGCCGGCTCCTATCCGGACCGCTTCATCCCGATCGCGATCCTGCCGACGTGGACACCCGAGGGGATGTGCAACGAGATCCGCCGCGTCGCGGCCAAGGGCTGCCGCGCCGTCACCATGCCCGAGCTGCCGCACCTGGAAGGCCTGCCCAGCTACCACGACGAGGACTACTGGGGCCCGGTCTTCCGGACGCTGTCCGAAGAGAACGTGGTGATGTGCCTGCACATCGGCACCGGATTCGGGGCGATCAGCATGGCGCCCAACGCGCCGATCGACAACATGATCATCCTGGCCACCCAGGTGTCGGCGATGTGTGCCCAGGATCTGTTGTGGGGACCGGCGATGCGCAACTACCCGGATCTGAAGTTCGCGTTCTCCGAGGGTGGTATCGGCTGGATTCCGTTCTATCTGGATCGCAGTGACCGGCACTACACCAACCAGAAGTGGCTTCGCCGCGACTTCGGCTCTCAGCTGCCCAGTGAGGTGTTCCGGGAACACTCGCTGGCCTGCTACGTCACCGACAAGACATCGCTGAAGCTGCGGCACGAGATCGGCATCGACATCATCGCCTGGGAGTGCGATTACCCGCACTCGGACTGCTTCTGGCCCGATGCTCCGGAGAAGGTGCTGGCCGAGCTGGACGCCGCGGGCGCGTCGGATTCCGATATCAACAAGATCACCTGGGAGAACTCCTCCCGGTTCTTCAGCTGGGATCCGTTCGCCCGCACCGCCCGGGACGAGGCGACGGTGAAGAGCCTGCGCGCCAAGGGCGCTGACGTCGACGTGTCCATTCGCCCGCGGGCGGAGTGGGCGCGGCTCTACGACGCCAAGCAGTTCGCGCAGACCTGA
- a CDS encoding helix-turn-helix transcriptional regulator, producing the protein MTVSAHSARDLAGTAKNRPEPQPANIGQVELRRGGRVLAGSYLYEGELLVTGWHFHDVHQIEYAIGGVVEVETASAHYLLPPQQAAWIPAGLEHQATMNPAVKTLAVMFDPDLIPTAGDRARILAVSPLIREMMLYALRWPIYRDAGDDTSDGFFRTLANLVAEALDHEAPLSLPSSEDPVVAAAMAYTKEHLQSVTLAEVCRAVAVSERTLRRQFQSEAEISWRTYLLHARMLRAMALLAAPAQSVQQTATAVGFDSVGSFTRAFSQFCGETPSSYRRRVTSTGM; encoded by the coding sequence ATGACCGTCTCCGCACATTCGGCCAGAGACTTGGCCGGAACGGCCAAAAATCGACCGGAGCCTCAACCGGCCAATATCGGGCAGGTCGAGCTGCGCCGGGGTGGACGGGTCCTGGCCGGCAGCTATCTGTACGAGGGCGAGCTGCTGGTCACCGGCTGGCATTTCCACGACGTGCATCAGATCGAATACGCGATCGGCGGTGTGGTCGAGGTCGAGACCGCATCGGCGCACTACCTGCTGCCGCCCCAGCAAGCCGCCTGGATTCCGGCCGGACTGGAACACCAGGCGACCATGAACCCCGCCGTCAAGACCCTGGCGGTGATGTTCGACCCGGACCTCATCCCGACCGCCGGTGACCGCGCCCGGATCCTCGCGGTCTCCCCGCTGATCCGGGAGATGATGCTCTACGCCCTGCGCTGGCCGATTTACCGCGACGCCGGCGACGACACGTCCGACGGATTCTTTCGCACGCTCGCCAATCTGGTCGCCGAGGCACTGGATCACGAAGCGCCCCTGAGCCTTCCGAGCTCCGAGGATCCGGTGGTGGCCGCGGCGATGGCCTACACCAAGGAGCACCTGCAATCGGTGACGCTCGCCGAGGTATGCCGGGCCGTTGCGGTGTCGGAGCGGACCCTGCGCAGGCAGTTTCAGAGCGAGGCCGAGATATCCTGGCGCACTTACCTTTTACACGCCAGAATGCTGCGGGCGATGGCCCTGCTGGCCGCCCCGGCCCAGAGCGTGCAGCAGACCGCCACCGCGGTGGGCTTCGACAGCGTCGGGTCGTTCACCCGAGCCTTCAGTCAGTTCTGCGGGGAGACCCCGTCGTCATACCGACGACGCGTCACCAGCACCGGTATGTGA
- a CDS encoding amidase has product MDPTFAAELADLDAIGQAALAASGDVSAAELLDAAILRLDATRGLNAVITDLFERGRDQAVALDESGTLRSGTAGPVAGVPFLLKDLGASLAGAREAMGSRALRDHIAPDTAWIVQRYLDAGLVVFGKTNTPEWGNHCTTEPSLFGRTANPWSPDITPGGSSGGSASAVAAGVVPAASGGDGTGSIRVPASCCGLVGLKPRRARTSFAPSGQLLEGLAVEHALTRTVRDSAALLDAVTGGAPGDPYNAAPPAQPFLGAIGAPPSRRRILIATHSPFPAPPTDPRVAAAVESAGRALESAGHHIEPGAPSFDPDVVADAIAVLHNVSNVQLYNFAKSHLGRDPREDEFEPSSWVMMREGFTTAGVDYADAIEAIHAQTRQFVAGMAAHDVLLVPTLLAPPPHYGILDQPRGTTRAFFDVEFAHTGWTTMANVTGWAAVSLPLATTEDGLPVGVQLMAPEETVLLQLAAQLEQAIPWAQRRPAGWLDAPAV; this is encoded by the coding sequence ATGGATCCCACATTCGCCGCTGAGCTCGCCGACCTCGATGCCATCGGGCAGGCCGCACTAGCCGCTTCCGGAGACGTGTCCGCCGCCGAGCTGCTCGACGCGGCCATCCTGCGGCTCGACGCCACCCGCGGGCTCAACGCCGTCATCACCGACCTGTTCGAGCGCGGACGCGACCAGGCCGTCGCCCTCGACGAGAGCGGCACGCTGCGCAGCGGGACCGCCGGGCCGGTGGCCGGAGTTCCCTTCCTGCTCAAGGATCTTGGCGCCTCGCTGGCCGGTGCCCGCGAGGCGATGGGTTCGCGGGCGTTGCGCGATCACATCGCGCCGGACACCGCGTGGATCGTGCAGCGCTACCTGGACGCCGGCCTGGTGGTGTTCGGCAAGACCAACACCCCGGAATGGGGCAATCACTGCACCACCGAGCCGTCGTTGTTCGGCCGCACGGCCAATCCGTGGTCACCGGACATCACCCCCGGTGGTTCCAGTGGAGGGTCGGCCTCGGCGGTGGCCGCCGGCGTCGTGCCGGCCGCCTCGGGTGGTGACGGCACCGGCTCGATCCGGGTGCCCGCGTCGTGCTGTGGCCTGGTCGGGCTGAAGCCCCGGCGTGCCCGCACCTCGTTCGCACCGTCGGGGCAGCTGCTCGAGGGACTGGCCGTCGAGCACGCGCTGACGCGCACGGTTCGCGACAGCGCCGCTCTCCTTGACGCGGTCACCGGTGGCGCCCCCGGCGATCCGTACAACGCGGCGCCGCCCGCCCAGCCCTTTCTGGGCGCCATCGGTGCGCCGCCGTCGCGCCGGCGGATCCTGATCGCCACGCACTCCCCGTTCCCGGCCCCGCCGACCGACCCGCGCGTCGCGGCCGCCGTCGAATCTGCCGGGCGCGCACTGGAATCGGCCGGCCATCACATCGAACCGGGCGCACCGTCGTTCGACCCCGACGTCGTCGCCGACGCGATCGCCGTGCTGCACAACGTCAGCAATGTGCAGCTGTACAACTTCGCGAAGTCCCATCTGGGCCGCGATCCCCGCGAGGACGAGTTCGAGCCCAGCAGCTGGGTGATGATGCGCGAGGGATTCACCACCGCCGGCGTCGACTATGCCGACGCCATCGAGGCCATCCACGCCCAGACCCGCCAATTCGTCGCCGGAATGGCCGCCCATGACGTGCTGCTGGTGCCGACGTTGCTGGCGCCACCGCCGCACTACGGCATCCTGGATCAGCCGCGCGGCACCACCCGGGCATTCTTCGATGTCGAGTTCGCACACACCGGGTGGACCACCATGGCCAACGTCACCGGCTGGGCCGCGGTCTCGCTACCGCTGGCGACCACCGAGGACGGACTACCCGTGGGTGTTCAGCTGATGGCTCCCGAGGAGACCGTGCTCCTGCAGCTGGCGGCTCAGCTCGAGCAGGCGATCCCGTGGGCGCAGCGGCGCCCGGCGGGATGGCTGGACGCGCCCGCGGTCTGA
- a CDS encoding alpha/beta hydrolase: MVVAIARPKLEGNVAVSEDRQIGFAEFGCAQGRAVFWLHGTPGARRQIPVEARVFAEQNDIRLIGVDRPGIGSSTPYQYENVLAFSKDLAIIADTLGVDKMAVVGLSGGGPYTLGCATAMPDRIVAAGVLGGVAPTVGPEAIAGGLMKVGTFAAPIIEVAGAPLRLAAVSLIRLIRPVAEPALYIYAGISPEGDRKMLVRPEFKAMFLDDLLNGSRKQLAAPLADIVVFARDWGFRLDEVKVPVRWWHGDRDHIVPFAHGQHVVSKLPDAELYTLSGESHLAGLGRAEDILRTMLDLWDRDDKA; the protein is encoded by the coding sequence ATGGTTGTCGCTATCGCGCGTCCCAAGTTGGAAGGCAACGTCGCCGTCTCCGAGGACCGCCAGATCGGTTTCGCTGAATTCGGCTGCGCTCAGGGCCGCGCCGTGTTCTGGCTGCACGGCACACCGGGGGCTCGACGTCAGATCCCGGTGGAAGCGCGAGTGTTCGCTGAACAGAACGACATTCGACTGATCGGTGTCGACCGGCCGGGGATCGGCTCCTCCACGCCGTACCAGTACGAGAACGTGCTGGCCTTCTCGAAAGATCTGGCGATCATCGCCGACACCCTCGGTGTCGACAAGATGGCCGTCGTCGGCCTGTCCGGCGGCGGCCCGTACACGCTGGGCTGCGCGACGGCGATGCCGGACCGCATCGTGGCCGCCGGTGTGCTCGGCGGGGTGGCCCCGACCGTCGGACCGGAGGCGATCGCCGGCGGATTGATGAAAGTCGGCACGTTCGCGGCCCCGATCATCGAGGTCGCGGGGGCTCCGCTGCGGCTGGCCGCCGTCAGCTTGATTCGGTTGATCCGCCCGGTCGCCGAGCCGGCTCTGTACATCTATGCCGGTATCTCCCCCGAAGGCGACCGCAAGATGCTCGTCCGCCCGGAATTCAAGGCGATGTTCCTCGACGACCTGCTCAACGGCAGCCGCAAACAGCTGGCGGCGCCGCTCGCCGACATCGTGGTGTTCGCCCGGGACTGGGGTTTCCGGCTCGACGAGGTCAAGGTTCCGGTCCGGTGGTGGCACGGCGACCGCGATCACATCGTGCCGTTCGCCCACGGCCAGCACGTGGTCTCCAAGCTGCCCGACGCCGAGCTCTACACGCTCTCCGGTGAAAGCCACCTGGCCGGCCTCGGACGCGCCGAAGACATCCTGCGCACCATGCTCGACTTGTGGGACCGCGACGACAAGGCGTGA